The region ATCGGGTTGTTGATGGAGGGTTATTTTTCTAATCTGATGGGAGGAAAATACATCGGTGGTGGAGATGTAAAAAATGGGTTTGCTGTGATGTTCACAGGCTATTTTAATGATTTCTCTGGTGCTATCTATGTTGGCGGCTCTCATGGAGGAGTAGGGATAGACGATGTTTACCCACGCTCCACAATGGTAAATAAGATCGATATGTTGGTTAAGATGTTCTATTTGTTGGCTACTTAAACCTAGGAATGGTTTGCCTAAGTCACCGATGAGGGGGGTTATTCTTGATGTCCATGGGGTTTGCCAGAGTTGTTTTTGGGTTAGTTTGGTTTGGATTCTTTGCAGGGCTTGGGAGGTATCTTTGGCTCTAACTAAGCAGTATATGTGGTAGTTGGTATTCTGTAGTAAGTCGGCGAGTAAGTAACTGCCTAATAGGCCTGTCGCGCCCGTAAGGAGGACGTTTTGTTGGGGGGCGTTGGGGTTGAAGGGGATGGGCGGTTGGATGTTTTGTTCTAGGATGATGTCTGTGTGCAGGGTGTTATGTGGTGTTGGGGATGATGGGTGGTGGTTTTGTTTGATGTTGTTGCTTAAGCAAGAAATGGTGGAGTTTTCGAGGAAAATGTTTAGGGATATGGTGGTTTTAAATGCTGTGTTGATGTCGTGGATAAGGGCGATCGCACTCAGGGAATTTCCCCCTAACTCAAAAAAGTCATCTTCAATGCCGACGGGGGTAATTTTTAACACCGATTCCCATATCTGCGCCAATTCTTGTTCCATGGCATCACGGGGAGCAACATAGGAGCGATGAGGGGAGTTATCCCACAATAAATGACGTTCGGGAGTAGGGAGGGCGCGACGATTTATTTTCCCGTTAAGGGTTTCTGGCAACTTGTCGAGAACCATAAAACCGCTCGGCACTTCATGGGGAGGAAGTTTTTCCCCTAAATATTGACGAATATCCTTGAGGATTTGGGAGGTATCTTGATGATTTTTCAGGGTAAGATAAGCAATTAATCTTTGATCATCATCAGCAAAATGATGTAGGATGACTGCTGAACGATCTACAAGGGGATATTGTGTTAAGGTAGCTTCAATTTCTCCTAATTCCACTCGAAATCCTCGAAATTTAACTAATTGATCTTGGCGACCGATAAATTTTAGTTGACCATCATTCAAATAAACCCCTAAATCTCCTGTTTTGTACATTCTCGATGGTTGAGCATCAAAGGGATTGGGTAAATATCTTTCGGCGGTTAAATCGGGGCGGTGGCGATAACCCCGGGTAATCCCTGCCCCTGCCAGATAAATTTCGCCGATGATGCCTTTTTCCACAGGCTCAAGGTTATCATCAAGGAGGTAGGCTTGGCTTTCACTGATGGGATTACCGATGGGGGGTACATCATCAAAACCTTTCGGAATCAGGGCGACGGTGGAATAGGTGGTATCTTCGGAAGGCCCATAAAGATTATAAACTTTTTCTACATTATCCTGTTTATATACTTCTTGGACTATGTTATTGGTGAGGGCTTCCCCTGCTAGGTTGACGGTTTTGACTGAATCAGGAATCCCTTTTATTTTGGTTAAAGAGGCGATCGCACTGGGTACGGTATCAATGAGGGTAACTTGATGGCGATGGGGTGATTCAGGTAAATGAAGAATATTATCCACCAAAATAACTGCCCCCCCCACACTCAGAGGCACAAAGATTTCAAACACAGATAAATCAAAACAAACAGAAGTAGAAGCCAATACCCCCGCTAATTCTTCCCTGCTAAAAAAAGAAGTTGCCCAACCAATAAAAGCAACGGTATTACGATGTTCAATTTCTACTCCCTTAGGAACTCCCGTAGAACCTGAAGTATAAATAACATAGGCTAAATTATGCCCCAAAGACTTAGGGAAAGGATTCTGCCCAGAAAAAGAAGAAAAATCATCCTCATCCCCATTCACCAAATGAACTCCATCCCCTGAAAATAAATGGGTAAAGGCACTTTGTGTAATAATCACCGACAACCCAGAATCCTCCACCATAAACCTTAAACGATCTTGGGGATAATTCGGGTCAAGGGGAACATAACCCGCCCCTGCTTTTAAAATAGCCCATAGGGAAATGATTAAATGGGCTTTTCTCTCTAAACATAGCCCCACTAACATATCTTCCTGAGAACCAATGCCCAGACTTCTCAGATAATGGGCTAACTGATTAGATTTAATATTCAACTGCTCATAGGTTAACTGCTCATCATCGGTCAAAAGTGCTATTTTCTGGGGGTATTGTCTAACACTCTCTTGAAAAAAATCTTGAATCCTTTGATTAACAGTCATTATGAAAAAAGTATTGTTTTTAATAGATTACACTTAATCTCTGTGATGATACACAGTTAATATATTAATATTTTGTTGCTCAATCCTCTGATAAGAAAAATCGTCCACCCCATCAAAGGCGAGAAAAATTCCCAAACCACCTATTTTGCGTTCTTCTATGGGTTTTTGTACTACCTCCATTTCCGCATCTATTTTATTGGTGGGATTAAAAGGAATACCATTATCTGTGATGGTAATTATCAAGGAATCTTGAGAAATATTTGATTCTAAGGATATATCTTTTTTGCCATCATGATCATCAGCATAGGCATAATTAGCAATATTGGTCGCTAACTCATCTACCGCTAATCGTAACTTATACATAGATTTTTTGTCTAACCCTGCCATTTTTGCAACTTTCATGACATATTCAGCAATGGGTTTGAGGGAATCTAAGTTAGCGGGAACGGTTAATGTTTCGATCATGACTTTTAATAGAAGTAGAGGGGTTTTTAAATTGCAAACTCCGTTACTTTACGAGTCTAATTAAAAAGGGATAAACAAAACTTTTTGAGATCGTGTCTAACCCAGATTAATTATTGTTGAGTAACTGTTAAAACCATAGAGAAAGTAGGATTATTAATCTTTTCTTTCCCATGGGTAATAGTAAATCCGATAAAGTTGGTCATCTTCCACTGTGTAATGGATAAAGATTAATGGTTCAATGAATTGAACTTTTACTTTAATGGACGGATTTGGTCTAAATCAATTATGCAAAGGTTTCTTGAATAATTAAACTGTGATGTAAACCAGTCTTTTCGATGGTTTCGATGATCATTTCATCAGCGCCAACTACATAGACATCAACCCCTGCTCCCATTTTTTGTTTGGAAAACACCAATACCCGTAAACCAGCACTGGCCATGAATTCTAAATCGTTCATGTATAAGACTAATTTTTGGGGTTCGGCGGCGGCGGCTTCTTCGATTTTGGTTTTGAAGTCGGCGGCATTGCTACCATCTAATTCCCCTGCGAGGGTGATTTTGGCGATTTCGTTTTCTACGGTCAAAGTTAAATCTAATGCCATGGGTTAAAACTCCTATGTGTTAATAAATTCAAAGGTTAAATTGTCAAAGATAGCGGTCAGGTTGTCAATTATTTGCCCACTAAAATAACTGTGGAGCGATCGCCCACTAACATACCATACTGATCTTGTAATACAGGTTCAGATCCAGGAGTCCAACTATCTTCGGGGGAAGCCATAGCAGTATTGGCGAATACGTGCCATTGAAGCCCGGGGGGAAGTTGGGGAATCTCGAACCAGAGGGCATCCCAATAAACATTGGTGGCGACATAGATATAATTGTCCTCCACGGTGCCACCCTTGGCGTGTTTACCACACAACATAAAGGCGATGGCTTTGGCATCTTCCGACCAATCAGCGTTCCAGGCTTGGGTACCATGCCAAGAAATATCGGCGTAGCCACTGCCCACATAATCACGGTTTTGGAAATGCCAAGTATTACGCAATACGGGGTGGGCTTTGCGGAAGTTGATGCAGTTTTTGGTGAACTGGAATATATCGTTATTTTGTTTGAGTAAATCCCAATTGAGCCAGTTTAGTTCGTTGTCGTGGCAATAGGTGTTATTGTTGCCATATTTGGTGCGCCCCATTTCATCCCCCATCAACATCATCGGCACTCCTTGGGAT is a window of Cyanobacterium stanieri LEGE 03274 DNA encoding:
- a CDS encoding amino acid adenylation domain-containing protein — translated: MTVNQRIQDFFQESVRQYPQKIALLTDDEQLTYEQLNIKSNQLAHYLRSLGIGSQEDMLVGLCLERKAHLIISLWAILKAGAGYVPLDPNYPQDRLRFMVEDSGLSVIITQSAFTHLFSGDGVHLVNGDEDDFSSFSGQNPFPKSLGHNLAYVIYTSGSTGVPKGVEIEHRNTVAFIGWATSFFSREELAGVLASTSVCFDLSVFEIFVPLSVGGAVILVDNILHLPESPHRHQVTLIDTVPSAIASLTKIKGIPDSVKTVNLAGEALTNNIVQEVYKQDNVEKVYNLYGPSEDTTYSTVALIPKGFDDVPPIGNPISESQAYLLDDNLEPVEKGIIGEIYLAGAGITRGYRHRPDLTAERYLPNPFDAQPSRMYKTGDLGVYLNDGQLKFIGRQDQLVKFRGFRVELGEIEATLTQYPLVDRSAVILHHFADDDQRLIAYLTLKNHQDTSQILKDIRQYLGEKLPPHEVPSGFMVLDKLPETLNGKINRRALPTPERHLLWDNSPHRSYVAPRDAMEQELAQIWESVLKITPVGIEDDFFELGGNSLSAIALIHDINTAFKTTISLNIFLENSTISCLSNNIKQNHHPSSPTPHNTLHTDIILEQNIQPPIPFNPNAPQQNVLLTGATGLLGSYLLADLLQNTNYHIYCLVRAKDTSQALQRIQTKLTQKQLWQTPWTSRITPLIGDLGKPFLGLSSQQIEHLNQHIDLIYHCGAWVNIVYPYSSMRAANIDSTREIIKIACEHHSKPIFYISTTDVFSSHQIRKITLHQQPDGDELCGGYAQTKYAAEELLQQAQQRGLPVTIFRPTNIIERFPSNPDLVTEFIPRMFQGCLQLKLFPQINAIVNLVPVDYVSRVIVHLSQNQTYLNQTFNIVNPNPSHFSDILQWLKEHHYPFSIVPHATWAKQLEETVKKGTSNPLAPFVSLLHIENFLQRSLGSFEFEYNQILQQISPQISCLAVDKELLDTYLSHYIFPEESP
- a CDS encoding ATP-binding protein, encoding MIETLTVPANLDSLKPIAEYVMKVAKMAGLDKKSMYKLRLAVDELATNIANYAYADDHDGKKDISLESNISQDSLIITITDNGIPFNPTNKIDAEMEVVQKPIEERKIGGLGIFLAFDGVDDFSYQRIEQQNINILTVYHHRD
- a CDS encoding anti-sigma factor antagonist (This anti-anti-sigma factor, or anti-sigma factor antagonist, belongs to a family that includes characterized members SpoIIAA, RsbV, RsfA, and RsfB.), with amino-acid sequence MALDLTLTVENEIAKITLAGELDGSNAADFKTKIEEAAAAEPQKLVLYMNDLEFMASAGLRVLVFSKQKMGAGVDVYVVGADEMIIETIEKTGLHHSLIIQETFA